The following proteins come from a genomic window of Pocillopora verrucosa isolate sample1 chromosome 6, ASM3666991v2, whole genome shotgun sequence:
- the LOC131783562 gene encoding uncharacterized protein, translated as MNANNLAQLHKYEPPKWASSLKNIPKYFLKLAQRNTPIHPWNIPNAPKEFSISIKRDDLTGCALSGNKVRKLEFVLADALEKKCDTVITCGGLSSNHCRTTAVAAKQLGLNCYLLLRSSDQKTVNVGCKGNILLSRMAGSNIILVPELKYKAGLQPMMEKMAEKLRQQGSVPYLIEVGGSSYTGSFGYLTAFQEMMDQNLLEDFDDIVMTAASGGSAAGISIANYLTGSKLKCHAVNVSDDDACVYSKINEELQAAGLSVQAEEIIDVIGGHHLPGYERPSQEDLEYILEISSSTGVLIDPVYNIKTVRGMLAEMTNNPKRFQGNRILYIHTGGCFGLFNGGVESLLTSSRGTQCINEILSWRDINDPLPI; from the exons ATGAATGCAAATAATCTTGCACAGCTTCATAAGTATGAACCACCTAAGTGGGCTTCATCCCTGAAGAACATTCCAAAGTATTTCCTCAAG CTAGCTCAACGTAACACTCCAATCCATCCATGGAATATTCCCAATGCCCCAAAGGAGTTTTCAATATCCATCAAAAGGGATGACCTGACTGGATGTGCTCTGTCTGGAAATAAG GTTCGTAAATTGGAGTTTGTCTTGGCTGATGCTTTAGAGAAGAAGTGTGACACAGTGATAACATGTGGTGGTCTCTCTTCCAATCATTGTAGGACTACTGCAGTTGCAGCAAAGCAACTTGGTTTGAATTGTTACTTGCTGCTAAGAAGTTCTGATCAG AAGACAGTCAATGTTGGATGTAAAGGGAATATTCTTTTAAGTAGGATGGCTGGAAGTAATATTATTCTTGTTCCAGAGTTGAAATATAAGGCTGGCCTTCAACCAATGATGgagaaaatggcagaaaaatt ACGTCAGCAAGGTTCAGTCCCATACCTGATAGAGGTTGGAGGTTCTTCATATACAGGATCGTTTGGTTACCTGACAGCATTTCAAGAAATGATGGACCAA AATCTGCTGGAAGATTTTGATGATATTGTAATGACAGCTGCCAGTGGAGGATCTGCAGCAGGAATTTCCATTGCTAATTATCTGACAGGTTCAAAACTCAA ATGCCATGCAGTAAACGTAAGTGATGACGATGCATGTGTTTACAGCAAGATAAATGAAGAACTTCAAGCAGCTGGGCTCTCTGTGCAAGCAGAAGAAATAATTGATGTCATTGGCGGACATCATTTGCCAGGATATGAAAGACCCTCACAAGAAGATCTAG AATACATTTTAGAGATTTCCAGTTCTACCGGAGTGTTGATTGACCCAGTGTACAACATAAAGACAGTCAGAGGAATGCTGGCTGAAATGACCAACAATCCCAAGAGATTTCAAGGAAATAGGATACTCTACATTCATACTG GTGgatgttttggtttatttaatGGAGGAGTTGAATCTTTACTGACAAGTTCACGAGGCACACAATGTATCAATGAGATTCTGTCCTGGAGAGACATTAACGACCCTCTGCCGATCTGA